The following are encoded in a window of Telmatobacter sp. DSM 110680 genomic DNA:
- a CDS encoding type III polyketide synthase — protein MTTAYINRIATSAPSHDVHHAFIEFAAGMLPEGTQRSLFRRMVRMSAIEHRYSFLEPISAENGVWRDAENLYETGNFPGTARRMEAFEKFAPQLAVCSLNKLRLTPDERDRVTHVIVTSCTGLYAPGLDYDIVNHLGLNPSVERTMIGFMGCYAAINALKSAHHIVRSVPEAVVLVLNLELCTLHLQETKNLEQMLSFLLFADGCAAALISAEPKGLGIDSFLALRIPETSHLITWKIREMGFDMHLSGQVPTEISKAMKEVGNQITPGRNPLDIDLWAVHPGGRTVLDAVERGLGLGEDSLRPSRDVLAQFGNMSSATVMFVLQTILREAESGQQGCAMSFGPGVTAETMLFHAA, from the coding sequence TTGACCACTGCTTATATCAATCGAATTGCGACATCAGCTCCCTCCCACGACGTTCACCACGCCTTTATCGAGTTTGCAGCAGGCATGTTGCCCGAAGGGACGCAGAGATCCCTGTTTCGTCGCATGGTGCGGATGTCCGCGATTGAACATCGTTACTCGTTTCTTGAGCCAATTTCGGCCGAAAACGGGGTATGGCGCGATGCGGAGAACCTCTACGAGACCGGAAATTTTCCCGGTACCGCACGCCGCATGGAGGCCTTTGAGAAGTTCGCCCCGCAGCTTGCCGTTTGCTCACTCAATAAGCTGCGACTGACCCCGGACGAGCGTGACCGTGTTACCCACGTGATTGTGACTTCATGCACCGGTCTGTACGCGCCGGGGCTCGACTACGACATCGTGAATCACCTCGGGTTGAATCCTTCGGTAGAGCGAACCATGATCGGTTTTATGGGTTGCTATGCGGCCATCAACGCTCTCAAGTCGGCCCATCACATCGTGCGGTCCGTACCGGAAGCGGTAGTGCTGGTTCTAAACCTCGAGCTCTGCACGCTGCACCTGCAGGAGACAAAGAATCTCGAACAGATGTTGTCGTTCCTGCTCTTTGCCGACGGGTGCGCAGCGGCCCTGATCAGCGCCGAGCCCAAGGGCCTGGGAATTGACAGTTTTCTTGCGCTCCGCATTCCGGAGACTAGTCACCTGATTACGTGGAAGATCCGCGAAATGGGTTTCGATATGCATCTCTCTGGTCAGGTTCCAACCGAAATATCAAAAGCCATGAAGGAAGTGGGCAACCAGATCACGCCCGGCAGAAACCCTCTCGATATTGACCTATGGGCGGTGCACCCAGGAGGACGAACCGTACTGGATGCGGTCGAAAGAGGTTTGGGCCTCGGCGAAGATTCTCTGCGGCCATCAAGAGATGTGCTTGCTCAGTTCGGCAACATGTCTTCCGCAACCGTGATGTTTGTCCTGCAAACCATCCTGCGAGAGGCTGAATCCGGTCAGCAAGGATGCGCGATGTCGTTCGGGCCCGGCGTGACCGCGGAAACGATGCTCTTCCATGCCGCCTGA
- a CDS encoding FAD-dependent monooxygenase, with translation MRDSIEHLVIGGGLAGSMLAMCLAAAGREVVLLEKEREAHDKVCGEFLSREAVHYLRQARIDPLDFGAQAIQRVCLHSGNHSVNARLPFTALSLSRCVLDEVLLAKAQAAGCEVRRGAFVDKLEAINAGWRIQIRGGETMHAKTIFLATGKHDVNAWQRDGATQEDLVGFKMHWKLPQAPSETLRGVMELFLFRGGYGGLSLVEGGSANLCLVVLRKTLRAHGGWDGLFESMQNEVPALRERLQGAIPRSQKPLAISPIPYGHLGGPADGIWRLGDQIAVIPSFTGDGMSIALHSAVLAAEMYLGGKNVDDYTRCLVQQLRGGMRVASALSRSMVTSGARILAPFLLSIIPGAMGRIALSTRIPEHALLRSQRNAFTLIDHLPASIS, from the coding sequence ATGCGCGATTCCATCGAGCATCTGGTGATTGGTGGCGGTCTCGCCGGGTCGATGCTGGCGATGTGTCTTGCCGCCGCTGGGCGCGAGGTAGTTCTGCTTGAAAAGGAACGCGAAGCCCACGACAAAGTGTGCGGAGAATTCTTAAGCCGTGAGGCGGTTCATTATCTGCGGCAGGCCAGAATCGATCCGCTCGACTTTGGAGCCCAGGCGATCCAGCGCGTCTGCCTCCATTCCGGCAATCATTCAGTCAACGCTCGTCTCCCCTTCACCGCCCTCTCGCTTTCGCGCTGCGTACTCGATGAAGTGTTGTTAGCGAAGGCGCAAGCAGCAGGGTGCGAAGTGCGTCGCGGCGCTTTCGTTGACAAGCTTGAAGCGATCAATGCGGGCTGGCGCATCCAAATTCGTGGCGGAGAGACGATGCATGCAAAGACCATCTTCCTTGCCACAGGAAAGCACGACGTCAACGCATGGCAGCGCGACGGAGCCACGCAAGAAGATTTAGTCGGATTCAAAATGCATTGGAAATTGCCTCAAGCACCTTCAGAAACATTGCGCGGAGTAATGGAATTGTTTCTGTTTCGCGGCGGATACGGCGGTTTGTCGCTGGTCGAAGGCGGAAGTGCCAACCTCTGCCTCGTCGTTCTGCGAAAGACCCTTCGCGCACACGGCGGATGGGACGGCCTGTTCGAATCAATGCAAAACGAAGTACCCGCACTCCGTGAACGACTGCAAGGAGCAATACCTCGATCGCAGAAACCGCTGGCCATTTCACCCATTCCCTACGGCCACCTCGGCGGCCCTGCGGACGGCATTTGGCGCCTGGGCGACCAGATTGCCGTGATTCCATCGTTTACCGGCGACGGCATGTCGATTGCATTGCACAGCGCCGTTCTTGCTGCCGAAATGTACCTAGGCGGCAAGAACGTGGACGACTACACGCGCTGCCTCGTACAACAACTCCGCGGGGGAATGCGGGTAGCATCGGCGCTGTCGCGGTCGATGGTGACATCGGGAGCGCGCATCCTCGCTCCGTTTTTGCTATCGATAATTCCCGGCGCCATGGGACGCAT
- a CDS encoding methyltransferase domain-containing protein, protein MPPEVLDFRRRADLTELMDEPCSREEMRACLQDLSKLNRWFLGYRPILRWLDSLDLQKCGATLNLLDAGCGYGDTLRRIEAWSQQRGICPNLTGCDLNPDAVAIAAEASHPASKIQWLGADIFRYETSEPIDIVISSLFTHHLAEEDIVRFLQWMEENARIGWFINDLSRAPIPYHLLNAFSKLVGLHPFVKHDGPVSIRRAFVAEDWRRICAAAGLSENDVVIEGFTPARLCVARTKRRN, encoded by the coding sequence ATGCCGCCTGAGGTGCTCGACTTCAGGAGGCGCGCCGATCTCACGGAGCTGATGGACGAGCCCTGCAGCCGCGAAGAAATGCGAGCCTGCCTGCAAGATCTCAGTAAGCTGAATCGATGGTTTCTCGGCTACCGGCCAATTCTCCGCTGGCTTGATTCTCTCGATTTACAAAAATGTGGCGCAACACTGAATCTCCTCGATGCGGGATGCGGCTATGGCGACACGCTCCGGCGGATCGAAGCGTGGTCACAGCAACGCGGTATCTGCCCGAACCTTACGGGGTGCGATCTGAATCCGGACGCCGTCGCAATCGCAGCCGAAGCAAGCCACCCTGCAAGCAAGATCCAGTGGCTCGGCGCAGATATATTTCGCTATGAAACCAGCGAACCCATCGACATCGTAATCAGCTCGCTCTTTACGCATCACCTTGCCGAAGAAGATATCGTGCGGTTTCTGCAATGGATGGAAGAGAATGCGCGCATCGGGTGGTTTATCAACGATCTTTCTCGCGCGCCGATTCCCTATCACCTGTTGAATGCTTTTTCAAAACTGGTTGGACTGCATCCGTTTGTAAAGCATGATGGCCCTGTCTCGATTCGGCGCGCTTTCGTTGCGGAAGACTGGCGCAGAATATGTGCAGCCGCCGGACTGAGCGAGAACGATGTCGTCATTGAGGGATTCACGCCAGCGCGACTATGTGTTGCACGCACAAAGAGGCGTAACTGA
- a CDS encoding aryl-sulfate sulfotransferase, with product MRTSPSPEVSRGFDTRLARRFRRCLRNVRACVAQRLIFGSLAFISGCGYFVNPNAVIPSGPGTPSQSGSVTISPTYVALSTGQKFQFTATAAGGGPLEWLVNGVVGGAPATGQVDTSGNYTAPAVITQGENISVTAALVSSPAQNYATAVAAIIPGSQVSCPGATGSPLVAAYSINLPSSGKVSVEFGKTTDYGRNTWQVPSAAQGGQVKVLVAGMMGNTLYHMRAKVTLDNGASYSDVDHTCTTGIPPPTPAVQISSASGATPQPGIEIWNTVIPSNVIQAYATDLQGNIIWTYLYQGSTVDLIQGIQLLPNGNMLMLISYLSSTTVNGTLGLVNDVREVDLAGNLVREITMDTLNQKLASSSLRDASGNVYAFKSFHHSVIALPNGHWVMLATYNKSYSNLTGYPGTTSVIGDAIVDVDANGNPDWVWNTFDHLDVNRHPMNFPDWTHSNDMVYSIDDHNLLLSIRHQNWIIKINFVDGTGSGNVMWKLGEGGDFKLAGGTDPTDWFYAQHGLSFFSPNTTGVFRLGLLDNGNDRMFPSGPVFCAPLKPPLASCYSTIPVLELNESAMTATLITHYQPPPSYFSFFGGNADLLPNGDIHANFSAAVTGAIVQELNPQATQVIWQGTTPNAYQFHAYRWPSLYPGIQW from the coding sequence ATGAGAACTTCCCCTTCCCCTGAAGTAAGCCGAGGCTTTGATACGAGGCTGGCGCGGCGATTTCGACGCTGTCTTCGAAACGTTCGGGCCTGCGTTGCCCAACGGCTGATCTTTGGTTCTCTTGCGTTCATTTCTGGCTGCGGCTACTTCGTCAATCCCAATGCCGTAATTCCCAGCGGACCTGGAACCCCCTCGCAAAGCGGTTCCGTGACCATTTCACCCACGTACGTAGCGCTTTCAACGGGGCAGAAATTTCAATTCACAGCGACTGCCGCCGGCGGAGGCCCCCTCGAATGGCTGGTGAACGGAGTCGTAGGCGGGGCGCCTGCGACCGGCCAGGTAGACACATCCGGAAACTACACCGCACCCGCTGTGATCACCCAGGGCGAGAACATTTCGGTGACCGCCGCATTGGTTTCGTCACCAGCGCAGAATTATGCCACTGCCGTAGCTGCCATCATTCCCGGATCGCAGGTCTCCTGCCCCGGCGCCACTGGAAGTCCCTTAGTCGCCGCATACTCCATCAATCTTCCGTCCTCCGGTAAGGTATCTGTTGAGTTTGGAAAGACGACCGACTACGGACGCAACACTTGGCAAGTTCCGAGCGCAGCCCAGGGCGGCCAGGTGAAGGTGCTGGTTGCAGGCATGATGGGAAACACGCTTTACCACATGCGCGCAAAGGTCACGCTCGACAACGGTGCGTCCTATTCCGACGTTGATCACACATGTACTACTGGAATTCCGCCGCCGACACCCGCCGTACAGATCAGCTCTGCCAGCGGTGCCACTCCTCAGCCGGGCATCGAGATTTGGAACACCGTCATCCCTTCCAACGTCATCCAGGCCTACGCCACCGATCTGCAGGGCAACATTATCTGGACCTATCTCTACCAAGGCTCGACCGTCGATCTGATCCAAGGCATCCAGCTTTTGCCCAACGGCAACATGCTGATGCTAATCTCATACCTTTCGTCCACCACGGTGAATGGGACATTGGGCCTGGTTAACGACGTTCGGGAAGTCGATCTCGCCGGAAACCTGGTTCGCGAGATCACCATGGACACGTTGAACCAGAAGCTAGCTTCGTCAAGCCTGCGCGATGCAAGCGGAAATGTCTACGCGTTCAAGAGTTTTCACCACAGCGTAATCGCTCTCCCCAATGGCCACTGGGTAATGCTGGCCACCTACAACAAGAGCTACAGCAATCTGACTGGTTACCCGGGAACTACATCGGTGATTGGCGACGCGATTGTGGATGTAGACGCGAACGGCAATCCCGACTGGGTCTGGAACACCTTCGACCATCTCGACGTTAACCGCCATCCGATGAATTTCCCGGACTGGACACACTCGAATGACATGGTCTATTCGATCGACGACCACAATCTGCTGTTGTCAATTCGCCACCAGAACTGGATCATCAAGATCAACTTCGTCGACGGCACCGGCTCCGGCAACGTGATGTGGAAGCTGGGCGAAGGCGGCGACTTCAAGCTAGCGGGCGGCACCGACCCCACCGACTGGTTCTATGCGCAACATGGCCTGAGCTTCTTCTCGCCGAATACTACGGGAGTCTTTCGCCTCGGATTGCTTGACAATGGCAACGATCGAATGTTTCCGAGCGGCCCCGTCTTCTGTGCACCACTCAAGCCGCCACTTGCCTCCTGCTACTCCACCATCCCCGTGCTTGAATTGAACGAAAGTGCCATGACGGCGACGTTGATCACGCACTATCAGCCGCCGCCAAGCTATTTCTCGTTCTTTGGAGGCAACGCCGATCTGCTGCCAAACGGCGACATTCATGCCAACTTCAGCGCTGCGGTAACCGGTGCCATCGTTCAGGAACTGAATCCGCAGGCAACACAGGTGATCTGGCAGGGCACCACCCCCAATGCGTACCAGTTCCATGCCTACCGGTGGCCGAGCCTGTATCCCGGCATTCAGTGGTAG
- the aroE gene encoding shikimate dehydrogenase, which yields MPHSETLAPPPTSVAPPRLRLGKLCVAIQGGSPAELMNRAETASKQFKFIELRLDSLPKPANAVSYLKQFMGEHKDVTAIATCRRKAHGGGFDGPLSAELEILTKAAQAGCHIIDLEVESAEECKAAQLSKLRTAGAAVLISFHDFSRTKGLEQAADRIEIFKPDFVKVVSTARSLVDNMAVLRLIEDRSLASHVVAIAMGEEGLVSRVLGPRAGAAFTFASYSEGTETAPGQIKAETLRDVYRLEHLDHATRVFGVAGNPIAHSLSPLLHNAAFRREVVNAVLLPLKSKSVQDLLTLALELPLAGCAITMPLKTEVLPHLANMDPLTSRIGACNTLRMGADGKLYGFNTDVAGVIRPLERRLRLNGARVAVLGAGGAARAAVFGLVEQGAEVLVVNRTHEHAVSLARQAKAKSLKHELLAKQHFDVLINATPCGMAGSKQALPIAENELNAGLVFDMVYNPLETPLLKLAKSRGLHVISGLEMFVQQGARQFEIWTGKPAPESEMMRVVEHELRKRT from the coding sequence ATGCCTCATTCCGAAACTCTAGCGCCGCCTCCCACTTCCGTAGCCCCTCCCCGGCTGCGACTCGGGAAGCTGTGCGTCGCGATCCAGGGAGGTTCCCCGGCGGAATTGATGAATCGGGCAGAGACCGCATCAAAACAATTCAAATTCATAGAGTTGCGGTTAGATTCCCTACCAAAACCCGCCAATGCGGTGTCCTATCTCAAGCAGTTCATGGGCGAACACAAAGATGTCACCGCGATCGCCACCTGCCGCCGCAAGGCCCACGGCGGTGGATTTGATGGCCCCCTCAGTGCAGAACTCGAAATCCTGACGAAGGCCGCCCAGGCCGGCTGCCACATTATTGATCTCGAAGTCGAGTCAGCCGAGGAGTGCAAAGCGGCCCAGCTGAGTAAGCTCCGTACCGCAGGAGCCGCCGTACTCATCAGTTTTCATGACTTTAGCCGAACCAAGGGCTTGGAGCAGGCCGCCGACCGCATCGAGATCTTCAAGCCTGATTTCGTAAAAGTAGTGTCCACGGCACGTAGCCTCGTCGACAATATGGCAGTCCTCCGCCTCATTGAAGACCGCTCGCTTGCCTCCCATGTTGTCGCCATCGCCATGGGAGAAGAAGGCCTAGTCAGCCGGGTGCTCGGCCCCAGAGCCGGAGCCGCCTTCACATTTGCCTCCTATTCCGAAGGCACCGAGACTGCTCCCGGGCAGATAAAGGCCGAGACTTTGCGCGACGTCTATCGACTGGAGCACCTCGACCACGCCACCCGCGTCTTCGGCGTCGCAGGCAATCCGATCGCCCACTCGCTGTCTCCGCTGCTCCACAATGCAGCATTTCGACGCGAGGTCGTGAATGCCGTCCTGCTCCCACTGAAGTCCAAGTCCGTGCAGGACCTGCTGACTCTGGCGTTAGAACTGCCCCTCGCCGGATGCGCCATCACCATGCCGTTGAAGACTGAGGTGCTGCCGCATCTTGCCAACATGGACCCGCTTACGTCGCGCATTGGCGCCTGCAATACGCTACGCATGGGCGCTGACGGAAAGCTGTACGGCTTTAATACCGATGTGGCCGGAGTGATCCGCCCATTGGAGCGGCGTCTGCGTCTTAACGGTGCCCGTGTCGCCGTGCTAGGTGCCGGGGGCGCAGCGCGTGCGGCCGTGTTCGGCTTGGTGGAACAAGGCGCCGAAGTGCTGGTCGTCAACCGTACCCACGAGCATGCAGTGTCCCTGGCTAGACAGGCCAAGGCAAAGTCGCTGAAACACGAGTTGCTGGCAAAGCAGCACTTCGACGTGCTGATCAACGCCACGCCATGCGGCATGGCCGGCTCCAAGCAGGCACTTCCTATCGCGGAGAATGAGCTCAACGCTGGGCTGGTCTTCGACATGGTCTACAACCCGCTGGAGACACCGCTGCTGAAACTCGCAAAGTCGCGCGGCCTGCACGTCATCAGCGGGCTTGAAATGTTTGTGCAGCAGGGAGCGCGCCAATTCGAGATCTGGACAGGCAAGCCCGCACCGGAGTCGGAGATGATGCGCGTTGTGGAACACGAACTGCGCAAACGCACATAG